Genomic window (Drosophila sulfurigaster albostrigata strain 15112-1811.04 chromosome 2R, ASM2355843v2, whole genome shotgun sequence):
CTCTCATCTCATTTCAGCTTCTTTACTTCTGACCTAACATACgatatttgcaaaatgttgctTGTTAATTTCAATCAAACAAATCAGAATTACTCTAAGAATGTAAATCCCTTTTATCACCTACATTTTAAGAGtttctcatttcatttcagcTTCTTGTGTGGCTTGCGCACTTTAcaatcaattaataattaacatactcagttcataaacaattttgtaacTGTTGTGATGTAATGCGTCCGTAATACCCCAACAGCTTTGTCATTGACTCTCGCAGCAATTGCAAAGCAAATCATTAATTATTAGATATTGAAACGGATATGTGAAACCAGTAATTAAATTACCTAAGTCATAAGCTCAGTCAAGATATTCAAACAAATGAATtatgaatacaaaatttatatttctactGCACAAAAAAGAACAGAAGCTGATCGGACATTTTACTTTGTTTACTTGGTAAATTTATGTCttgttaaatattatgttaTGATTAAAGAATTTTCTAATTACTGCTGTTAAATTATTGAGACTTTTTTTgccagcaaattaaattttcaaagaaGAAAAGTACGTGGAATAGAAAGTCATCAAAAACAAAGTTCAGCACTGAACAATTATTGACAACAACTGTTGATCTCAGTGACTGCTTTGGCCTAGGGCCTTTTTTCACTGGAAGCTGACTCCCTaacgttgttttttttttatgttcttcaTTAATATTCGCAAGTGGCTGCAATCAATCAAAGCCTCATTTGGGATTTCTAAGCACCATTTgtcaatattaaaacaattactCACATTTATTCGCTGTGCAAATGATATGTCCATTGACCTGCACCTGTATTAGCTTCGGCAGCTCCTCTCGATAGTCATCGAAGTACACAAAAGCCTGTGCACTGTAGCCAGCACGCATGCGATCAAAAGCTGTCTCCTTATCCGGATACGGGGCCATAGAACTCACACTGCCCGActgcaaaaagagagaaatgcTTGAGCTAGAAAAACTGATAAGCACGTGGAGAATGTGCAATACTTACCTCTGAACCCCTCGAGCTAAACACCATTCGCATGTTGACATCGTAGACGCCATCTGAGCCAGGATTGAGATGTCCAATCAAGCGTCCATCCCTGCGTGCGTAGGTAAAAATGCTGTTGCAGGGATTCGGAGGTGCACCCTGAGGCTCTGCAAAGCGTAGACAAAGACCAAACAAGGTGAGGGTCAGCAGCTGTTGTAGCGCAGCTCCGTTTGCCATCTGAGAACAACTGTTGCTGATAGCGTAACGTTCAGTCGAGAACTGAGCTACGCAGCTTGCCAATCAATTGCTGGCATCGCATCATAACCGATTGATCTCTGTcagtcgctctctctctcagcttTAATCTCTGCTGCGTTCTCTTCTATTGGCTGCGGACAGGTTTTGCTCGGGCTTTGCCCAAGCCATGTTTCCCCTCTCATCCAGAAATTGAGCAAGCGACTATGTTGCCGGTTCATGGGTCACATGAATCTATATAAATAGTTGGATGTATCACATCTGTTCTATATAGTATACGCAAGAAAAAAACTACTTGAATGAAACGTGCTTTCACTCTAATCAGCTTACGGCgctatttgtttatgttttgatAGTtgttgcctctctctctctttcatcaAACTGGTTTATGAACTAGCTGCGATTCGCTCGCAACGAGTTGAGCGCAAAAAACCGCGAATTGTTTATGCCGCATATTTATAGTAAGTACGTCAGGGGTATTCCCCTCGTCTTCCACAGTTCTCACCttactcatcatcatcatcgacagcagccacagccgcagctCTTATCTCCCGCTGCCATTGATtaaaaagagagacagagagagaactTTGCAATTCGCTTATTAGAAGGCAAACTTAAAGATGCTATCACACGAGACACCAACaacgcaacttttaatatgctaaagcaaaaatatattgtgaATTATGGTACACAACTTCGTGTATatttgtgtgcttgtgtgtgtgtgtgcgtactTGTTTAAGTagcaaaaacttttaacaacaataaacgcACACAAACTCGATTTTTAGCTGAAGGAGCAACACAGGCAGCCAGCCAGAGGACGCACAGGACTTgtgctgttgccattgttatGCTGACTTTTCGAGGGTTTCCTTTTTTCGCACAGCAACTTTTATAATCAGTTGGCAAGTTTGTTAAGCTTTTGTGGTAATTTGTTGGGGATTTCGCGTAAATTTCATTCGTTTTGCCAAATAACTGAGAATGAAATACGTTCgcctcccctctctctcttacttCGAACGCAACCTTTGTTGGCCAAGTTTAATGGCCTCAAACACTTCTCGACACGTCCATTGAGACATACACATCCGACCAATTTGACGGCAGCACAAGGTGCAATTGCTTCcgcctgcagctgcagctgcaggcaGGAAGTGCATGTTcaatgaaattgcatttgaatggcagcagcaacagctgcagagCCGACATTAATTGGCAGCATTAGGCAGTCAAATGGAAACCTCAATTGGCTGCCAATCGCACAACTCAAGTGAGTCGTCGACTTTATTGAACCTGAACTTTACATGCTGCGCAAAATTTTGTAGGTATCGCAAGTGCAGATACCGCGATAACGtgaaaagacaaaaacaaacgcCTCGGCACAGTTCTTGAAGAGCTCTCGCTGACGCGCCTCCTTGAGGCCAGCACGCAGTGAGCACTGTAACTCCTGGTGCCAGGTGTTGAGAGCACTCTCCTCCACCAACAGTGtgtgaaaaatatttagaagCTGAATGTGCCGCTCGACACGTGGACAGCGAACCATCACCAGCATTTGCACATAGGGACGAAATTTGATCCAACGCTTCACATCTTCCACACAGACTTCCGAGGTACAATCAATCAGCATCAACTTGCAGTTATACCGATAGATGGCCTCCAGCATTTGCATCTCCCGCTGGCATTGAAAATTACGTTTAAGCTCAGCTGTGAGCATAAATCCAGTCTCATGCGAAGGCGTCTGCATGGTCCACGGATATTTGCGATTGGCAAAGTTGTAGGCCAACTTCTGACGACGTTCGCGTTGCTTACGCATCTGCTTCACCTGCTTGTACACCGGCTTAATGCCCAGTGAACCGCAGTTTTCGTAATCCATAAGAGCAGCGGCAGTTGGTTTCTCAGCAGCTGCATCAACTTCCTTGACAGCCTCCAAATTCTGTTCTTCTTCTCGCTTGGCAGCGCCGCAACAGTGCAAATCATCCGGCGTCGCATAGCCTGGGTAACCCACCTTACTCAACATCCCATGCCAATGTATCTGATCGAATGGCTTACAAGGTACAAAATACTCTTTCGATTCACTCACCAACTCACACTTATTCTCGTTAAGTATCAGTGGCCACAGAGTATCAAAGAAATCACTATCCACGGGATTAGCATCGGCGTCCATGTCGAGTGTACTTTCAATTTTCTATAATACGAATGACAACAAGTGCTTCTCGTATTCTCTCTAACTGACATGAAAGGCATTTCATTTCCAAGTTGTGAGTATTTATCGTTTGAGCGGGGGCAACGAGGCGTATGcgcaacaatttcattttattatcagCGCATAAATCAGCTGCTGACTCGCATTCtgctcgttctctctctctggacatttgtttatatttccaccaaatttatgcacactcacagcagcaacaacagcaacaacaacaacaacaacagtaagcGACAACAAGTGCAATTTGCGTAAATTTTATGCCATTTCCGTCGTAGGTAGTCGCCGATCGCCGCCATTTTATGAGCTCTGCGTCTGAGCTGTGCTTGATTTTATGAAGCAATGTTAGCACTGCAATATGTCCACGATTTTCATTATGTGGCATGGCATGCGGCAcgcagtgggcgtggccgcGCCGCCCCCTTACCTATATAGCATAGCgacttttgtttgtatttatttcgctttttttcgGCCTGGGCTCATTAGCTTTTAtgactttgattttattgccCTAAAcacagcagagagagagagagaaggagaaagagagagtgggagagacaTTCCAGACATGATGGCCGATGGATATGTAACATgcaatttactttaatataaagacaaacaaaagtgAATAAGTTACTTACAGTTGGTGGAAGACAAAATACTCTAGGAAGTGgaagtttattaaaaagagGCACTTTTAAGTTAAAATCACTCATTGTGAATAAAgaatgttattatattttaaagagcGCAGACGCTACAAGAAATATGCTGAACAGACTTAATAGAAAcccataaaaaatatacttttaaattgtgCTATAAagaatgaatattttttcttatagTTTTTTGAGACGTAATATGCAAGAAAATGAaggttgtaaaaaaaaaaagaattactTTTCTTTCGATCgaataaaaattgaagaagttgtttctatggtattttttaaatttagtactacatacatacaaaatatagcctttggcatattttaagtaattttgtggtatattaatttggtatatttttaccgagaatctggtatattttgtattttatcgaatattttgagtgtattactatatcaatataccaaataaaacctttggtatattttttgggtacatttttggtatattactttggtataatttagttGTTTTGACTGACAcacttgtatattttgagtgtattgctacatagatataccaaatataacattcggtatattttagtcgtttgtggtatattgatttagtatattttacatttaataccgcactgctttgcttttatttcacagtcgagcacactttactgaagctttcttacttgtttctatTTTTGAAGACCTGTTGTTGAGACTCAATAAGaaaccattttaaaaataattgtaaattgtgcTATAAATAACTGCCTTAATTTATGCTTCATATCACACAGTTTTTTGTGCCAATTATTCACCTGGATTTTCATAAGAATTTCCAgctaaatttcatttaaatcaattcGCATGCAAAACGTTTTTTTGTATCGTTGCCGTTAATTATGCCGCGTGGAAGGCGTGATAGATGTATAAATACatgtatttattacaaaagcacaacaaagGGCATTGGCATTGTGTCGCATGTGTTGCATGCCGCGGGGCGTACGCTCTGGCagacattgcgtatacgccgcgtgtgTGCAATAAATTTTGGGCCAAATCAATTGTGCGTGCTACTTTTAACGCGCCTCACTGACTAACTGACACGCCCATATGCCCCGCCCACCTGCTGCCCACAAATCGAATTCAAAATCAAACCCAAAAAACTCTTACTTTCATTTCATCTTTTTGCCatgtgtttttcttctttgtttttttctttcttgtttgttcgtttttgtttttttgaggGTTCGGTAAATTTATGGGCGCACAATTATTTCAAGTTCGCCGCCGCAGCAGAAATGTTCGGAATAAAATTTAGTGACGAATGCTTATTTTACGCTTCAGTTTTCAACAACTTATTGCAAATGTGATTTTCGTACGCACGCAACTCGACTGCGGCAACAGCTTTTCCTCTTTTTCTCCTTTTGCGGCGCGACGGTGCgaaaatttgatttgtgcctcaaggcaaaggcaaaagcagcaacaggagaagcagaagctggcgttttaatttaattctgttttgggttttggttTTCGCCGCTGCCTTCGACATGTGCAATGCAAGATTTATGGCGAACCGTTTAGCAACAACCCAAAGTGCCGACTGCTctcgaaatcgaaatgaatttcattGGAAATACTttgtgagagagcgagagataaaCTTGTGTGCTGACCACACTTAAAGTTGTAGgtaaaaaatgtcaaattgcTTGGAACAACATTTCTGTGAGCTATTAAAATTGCGACAAGAATTTCGCGACATTCGCCCGCCGGCAGTGAAATGTCAGACCCGAAAAgaatgtataaaaatttatttctgtatttattgCGCTTTATTGGGGCACTCAAGAAGCATCCAAAGTATTAGCGAAGAGAGAGATGGggggaaaataaaaacagatgGCAaaacaacacagcagcaagcagcaagcaaacaaaaagcaaagacaaGTAAGATCCATATTGACATAAAAGccaatcattttaaaatagctTTAAGCTGAGGCGACGACCAGCGAGCAAAAAACatcaaaagaagaaaaacaactaaggaaaaaagcaaaaatatgaaaagacTCTGTCAAAATTTAAGAACATCTCGCGCAACGCAAAACCCAGGGAAGCCCAAGGGCTGGCTGGCTAGCtgcttggttggttggttggttggccTTGCATGTCAACGAGAAAGTTTATTCAGTTATGCCATTGAGAAcatcccaaaaataaaaaaggaaagcaaaaataaagtaaCCACTGCAAACGAAGTCGTGGCAGCATTTATGTTGCAGTCACAGCCACAATATTATGCACTTTGATCCCTCGCCCGGTCGCCATTTTCCGCCACGTTGCCCCTCTGCATACGCTATCAAAAGGACGATTTTCGGTCGCAACTACTTCCCAATGCAAAACCAAATGCTGCTCAGAGTCAGAGTGTGATTCAACGCTGAAAACTCTTggaaatcaatcaaattatcATTCAAGCGGAAGGCGTTTTATTGATGTGCTCGACGCGTACATCAATCATCAAAAGGAGTCAAGTGCAATGTTCTTGCTTGCCCCTGAGGAATGagataaatgcaaatgaactGTGCTGGACATGTGTGGAATATAAGAGAACTTGTTTCAGTGCATATTAAAACTGCAGTTCTTGGTCAATTagcaaaagaattttttttaacacaaaATAACTTCAATTAATAGCAGATTATTTTGACTCACTTCATCACATTTATCTTTGAGTTGCTTATGACTTTGATAACCTTAATAGTATTTACATTGAAATCAGATTCATTTATGCTCTCACTTTCTAATATGATTAGAAGTTCAGTTTATTACCGTTTAGCATTGATTATttgctataaatttaataattgaattcaattaatttcatattattttaaggCATCACTTAAAAATTGATTATGACTTTCATTGTATAAAAATTACGGAATAAGTtggaaatatgttaattttaaaaactgcAGTTCATTGTCTATCAGCAATGCAATAAgctttaaatatgattttcgaaattacatttaatttaaaaattattaatcgCATTcaatgccaacaaattgttaaataagtTCTATTAAGTTTAAAGTCATTAAGCttcatattttgcaatattatcAGAAGTACAACCTCAGCATTAAAAATTTGACATGAATTTTAAAACCCcaaatttgattcaatttatttcagaTTATTGGAAGCCACTGACAAGAATTGCTATCGACTTTCATTGCCTAACTATTATTCAATTagttcaatataattttagcAACACCTACTTGAAATCACATTCATTTCGCTTCTCAcattacaataatattaaaattgcagTTTATTGTCATTTCGTATTAAAAATTTGCTATGAATTTGATaccaaaaattgaattaaattaatttaaaataagttaagcCACTGCTTTAAAATTGCTAATCACTTTGATAGCCTAAAAAGTATTCAATAAGTTTAACTTAGTTATCCACTTTCCAATTATATTAGAAGGCTTCAATAATTTAGAAATCATTATAAGCTTCTCCCACGCTTCACTCATATCCAGAGCTTACATTTGGCCTTCGATTGTGCAGCTTAGTCGAAAGGCAACTTGTGTCAAAGTTCTTCGGAGGAGCATTCAGTATTTATTGATGACGACTAAAAGAGATTAGAGTTTCAGTTTCAAGAGGATTAGAGCAGAGCAAATGCCTAATAAACTAATCATTTTTATGCCCTTTGAGTATTCAAGTCGTATGTTTTTAAGCTCACTTATAGTTGGCAGCAACTACTACGACGGACTATtgatcgagcagcagcagcagaaaaagagaaaactcTTCAACTGTGGCTCAACTGTGGCACTCGAAATTTGTGCAATATTCAAAGGTAAATATTTGATGTTTGTTTGCCCGAGCATAAAAATAGTTCGGCTTAAGCTCGAGTATGTGAAATGCATTCAACTCAAGCAGCCACACGTGAAAAGCATCTACTCAAAGTGAATGCAGCTCgagatgtggatgtggatgtgctTGGAGATGGTTTTGGGAATagtttactgctgctgctgccagttcAAGGTATAACGAACCaatttgccaaacaaaagGTGCTTCAAGGTTAATATCCTGACGCAGACAGATTTGGCGCAGTTAAGTCAAATGAATTTGCGGATTTAGACGTTTAATTGCCAAGTGTGTGCAACATGTCGCAAAGTAACTTGTGCAACAATTTTCACGCATGCTTTGGCTTTGCGAAACTAATTTCAACTAACAACCGCAGCGAAGAACttctgttgcatactttcaggcacTTGGCGGCTTTAGTTTTATCGATTTCGAGCGCAGCAAACTCTTGAGTATCAATTACGCGCTGGGTAACGTTAACCCTTCGATGATGTCTTAAAGTAACATTCCAATTGCTTTTGACTTGCACTCAAGTTAACTGCAGTTGCCAAGGGAGCATTTGAACTTAATGCCATCGGCATGCTGGCTCAATGAGCCTCATTATCGTCTGTTTgtatttggctttggctttggctttagcttcGGTTTGCTGCCCCCAAGTAGCCTCAAGCTGAGATGGTTGCACAAACAGTTTTGGCCCTTGACGAGCATCTGCAACTGGAGTTGAGTTCGTGACGGGTTTTGTGGCTTGATTCGATGCAGAAATTGAATTAACTTTGcagttcatttcatttgttgacGGGCTTCTATTCATTTAGTtcagcaattatttttattgattgcatgtcatgtatttattaatacaacaacgagaaaaaaattcattttttttgtcgccTGTCAACGTTTCACGCCTttcgaatatttaaaaaacaaatttcagtTGTCTATATTTTTTCGCCTGTTCTCAAtttgtcggtgtgtgtgtgtgttcgtgtgtgtgagGGAGATGCGTGTGTGCTCggaaatcaatatttaaccAGTGTTCGCTCGTTTAGTCCTTGCTGCGTTCGAGTTGAGTCAGAGTGaacgtttaaaaataaaatccaaacTCATTCAACTCGTTCATCGACTCAATAAATGTTGCAAATGTGCTCGTTGTCGCTGCGGTTGCTTATTTCTCTTGCTGCTCtaccattttatttatatagcgAGACAGGGCGAGTGCTATCTAAAATACGAGGGGGAgaaacagagaacagagaacggCGAACGGAGAGTCGGAGCATACATGTCCTAACATGTCTGCATGCTGCGCTTCGCTCGAGTGTGTAACAAATTTCGTTTCAGttgaaaagcaacagcagcatttcAAACGctatttatctttatttctctctttctgtctcctCTCGCTGCTCCTCTTCTTTCTGCATTCACTGATACTACTGATGTTTGTTATTTGCTAACCGAAATgatatatacgtatattacgtatacgtactCAGCTGCCCACAGTTATCATTAGTCATGCTTtgtttcactctctctctctctctctctctctctcacataGCAAAGCCAACGGTGCGTATGCTTGATATGGTAATTGCCTTGCCTTCTGGCCTATACTtaactctctctttctcttaacGCTTATCGATTAgttttgcaaaacttttgcatcaACTTTCTGCATAATTCAAACCCAAAAATTTTAAggtttattaaaatactacgCCGTCAGCGAATGCTTCAGTTAATTACCTAAATTTTCGAGTTCTTCAAGTGCTTTGGCCCCCCAAAAATTAGCAACAACTTTTCAAATATCGACAGCCAGCCAGTGAGCAAAAGTTTTCCACAACTCAATAGCGTTAAACGTTTTATTACCCCCCAAGACCCGAGGCAAATGAAAACTGAACTGCACTTGACGTGAGTCGTcgcaaacaacaatttttggcaacattttccAATGCCAGCAAATAGCAACCAGCTGGCAACCCATAATCACAATCTATTAGCGTCCAACCAAGTCAAGCCCTACTCAATGGCATATACCATAATTGACGCAAAATGTCCCCGAGCGTGCATATTTACGCACCTAATCAATATGGTGGCAAGCATTTTGGCAGCTGCCAGCCAAATACGTGTCCAAATTCGCGTTCGCATTTGCGTTCACTTTCGAGTTCGTACTCCCAAGGTaacttttcataaattatttgtcGACTTAATTAGGCGCATTGCGCGTGTTAGCCAAAGTTCACTCAACAAGCATCTCAAAATTCAACCGAGTTTTTTTGGTATGAAAGTTTTGCGCTTTAAGCATTTCCCAATATTTACAAAGCCCTAAAAATCTGTTGATGCGGCGAAACTTTGGCTTACAACAAACCGCACGCAACACAAACAGCcaagataaataataatatacgaGAAGCAGAGCAAAAGTCTCACGAAGAAATTTAAATCGGATTTGTTGCTAAATTTAAAGTGACTCTAATTAATAAGTTTGGAATGgaacaaatgtttttaaatgtattgtattatatttatctaatttttgaatgtttttttagGGCAAACTAatgtttgtaaatatatttttgtagtttgttaatgattttttaaggcaaattaatatttccaAATACATTTCTAAACTGCAAACtgatatttgtaaatatatttttaaataaagtgtcAAAGTGCTTTTGAATGATTTTTTAAggcaaattgtaaatatatttttagttttttaatgattttttaagGCAAactaatatttttgaatacatttcTAATTCTACCAAGGTAAActaatatttgttaatatatttttaaataaagtgtcAAAGTGCTTTGCTAAATTCTATACTTCTAAAATGGCAAATTCTGAACATTTCTTGCTTCATTTTCGATCCAGCTTCTCAGCCAAGTTGAATTGTTGCACAATTGTAACCACCGTGAAGGCAAACTTAGCCAGCTTAAACAAAAGCAGTTAAAA
Coding sequences:
- the LOC133837376 gene encoding uncharacterized protein LOC133837376, coding for MDADANPVDSDFFDTLWPLILNENKCELVSESKEYFVPCKPFDQIHWHGMLSKVGYPGYATPDDLHCCGAAKREEEQNLEAVKEVDAAAEKPTAAALMDYENCGSLGIKPVYKQVKQMRKQRERRQKLAYNFANRKYPWTMQTPSHETGFMLTAELKRNFQCQREMQMLEAIYRYNCKLMLIDCTSEVCVEDVKRWIKFRPYVQMLVMVRCPRVERHIQLLNIFHTLLVEESALNTWHQELQCSLRAGLKEARQRELFKNCAEAFVFVFSRYRGICTCDTYKILRSM